The following are from one region of the Sorghum bicolor cultivar BTx623 chromosome 2, Sorghum_bicolor_NCBIv3, whole genome shotgun sequence genome:
- the LOC8079006 gene encoding uncharacterized protein LOC8079006 → MHRQLSLSASSPKQQQQQQPPDGSGDAAQAMVELDESSASHSHSSSKASRGWSATARDERAIHLIPLLTFLCFLLLFLCSHDPSAADMSSFAGGGGGGVRSGNRRLMML, encoded by the exons ATGCACAGGCAGCTCAGCCTCTCCGCAAGCAGccccaagcagcagcagcagcagcaacctccTGACGGCAGCGGCGACGCGGCGCAGGCGATGGTGGAGCTGGACGAGTCGTCGGCGTCGCACTCGCACTCCAGCTCCAAGGCCAGCAGGGGGTggtcggcgacggcgagggaCGAGAGGGCCATCCACCTCATCCCGCTGCTCACCTTCCTCTGCTTCCTCCTGCTCTTCCTCtgctcccacgacccgtccgcTGCCG ATATGTCGAGCttcgctggcggcggcggcggcggcgtgagaTCTGGGAACCGGAGGTTAATGATGCTTtag